In a genomic window of Mycolicibacillus parakoreensis:
- a CDS encoding RNA polymerase-binding protein RbpA produces the protein MADRVLRGSRLGAVSYETDRDHDLAPRQVARYRTDNGEEFDVPFADDAEIPHTWICRNGMEGTLIEGEQPEPKKVKPPRTHWDMLLERRSLEDLDELLKERLALIKSRRRGS, from the coding sequence ATGGCTGATCGTGTTCTTCGAGGAAGCCGCCTGGGGGCGGTAAGTTATGAAACCGATCGGGATCACGACCTGGCGCCGCGCCAGGTGGCCCGGTATCGCACCGACAACGGTGAGGAATTCGACGTTCCGTTCGCCGATGACGCCGAGATCCCGCACACCTGGATCTGCCGCAACGGCATGGAAGGCACCCTGATCGAGGGCGAACAGCCGGAGCCGAAGAAGGTCAAGCCGCCGCGCACCCACTGGGACATGCTGCTGGAGCGGCGTTCCCTGGAGGATCTCGACGAGCTGCTCAAGGAGCGGCTGGCGTTGATCAAGTCGCGCCGGCGCGGCAGTTAG
- a CDS encoding carboxylesterase/lipase family protein: MHQRRVRAAVATGIVEGFTRDGVHRWRSIPYAQAPVGALRFRAPRPPEPWSGVRHCHGFTNCAPQQRIYTALGVGRFQPMHEDCLTLNVVAPETPSADRLPVMVFIHGGGYILGSSATPIYDGAALARRGCLYVSLNYRLGALGCLDLSSLSTSEYPLESNLFLRDIVAALQWVHDNIAAFGGDPDNVTVFGESAGAHAVSALLAVPAAAGLFHRAIAESPAAGMERPREIAGQFATRFAALLGARPADAADTVMTATPAQLVAAQDELIDQGVQETLGAFPIGPVYGDDILPEHPVEAMRCGAAHPVPLIVGTNAEEGRLFTRFLPLLPTNETMIEDLFTHVEPATRRRILAAYPDYPAREACIRLGGDFAFGAAGWQIAEAHSAHAPTYAYRYDFAPRALRWTGLGATHATELFAVFDFYRSGLGLVMTAAGDRGPALRVSNEIQNRWRAFARSGVPGGDWPAYTETDRAVRVFDRRSRVELDPHRERRLAWAGFSLTG, from the coding sequence ATGCATCAACGAAGGGTCCGCGCCGCCGTCGCCACGGGCATCGTCGAAGGCTTCACCCGCGACGGGGTGCATCGATGGCGGTCCATCCCGTACGCGCAGGCGCCGGTCGGTGCGCTGCGGTTCCGCGCGCCCCGCCCGCCCGAACCCTGGTCGGGGGTGCGGCACTGTCACGGGTTCACCAACTGCGCTCCCCAGCAGCGGATCTACACCGCCCTCGGGGTGGGCCGGTTCCAGCCGATGCATGAGGACTGTCTGACCCTCAACGTGGTGGCCCCCGAAACACCGTCGGCCGACCGGCTTCCGGTGATGGTCTTCATCCACGGTGGCGGCTACATCTTGGGCAGCTCGGCCACCCCGATCTACGACGGGGCGGCGCTGGCGCGCCGCGGCTGCCTCTACGTGTCGCTGAACTACCGGTTGGGTGCACTGGGCTGTCTGGATCTGTCGTCGTTGTCGACGTCGGAGTACCCCCTGGAGAGCAACCTGTTCCTGCGGGACATCGTCGCGGCCCTGCAGTGGGTGCACGACAACATCGCGGCGTTCGGCGGTGACCCCGACAACGTCACCGTGTTCGGCGAGAGTGCCGGCGCCCACGCGGTCTCGGCGCTGCTCGCGGTGCCGGCCGCCGCCGGCCTGTTCCACCGGGCCATCGCCGAATCCCCGGCGGCGGGCATGGAACGCCCGCGCGAGATCGCCGGGCAGTTCGCCACCCGGTTCGCCGCGCTGCTCGGCGCCCGGCCCGCCGACGCCGCCGACACCGTCATGACCGCCACCCCCGCCCAACTCGTGGCCGCCCAAGACGAGCTGATCGACCAAGGCGTGCAGGAGACGCTGGGGGCCTTCCCGATCGGCCCGGTCTACGGCGACGACATCCTGCCGGAGCACCCGGTGGAGGCGATGCGCTGCGGTGCGGCGCACCCGGTGCCGCTGATCGTGGGCACCAACGCCGAGGAAGGGCGGCTGTTCACCCGTTTCCTGCCGTTGCTGCCCACCAACGAAACCATGATCGAAGACCTGTTCACCCATGTCGAGCCGGCGACCCGGCGTCGCATCCTCGCGGCGTATCCGGACTATCCTGCCCGCGAGGCGTGTATCCGACTCGGCGGTGACTTCGCGTTCGGCGCCGCCGGATGGCAGATCGCCGAGGCGCATAGCGCCCATGCCCCCACCTACGCCTATCGCTACGATTTCGCGCCGCGCGCGCTGCGCTGGACCGGGCTCGGCGCCACGCACGCCACCGAGCTGTTCGCGGTCTTCGACTTTTACCGCAGTGGGCTGGGGCTGGTGATGACCGCGGCCGGTGACCGCGGCCCGGCGCTGCGGGTGTCCAACGAGATCCAGAACCGGTGGCGAGCGTTCGCGCGTTCCGGGGTCCCCGGCGGGGACTGGCCGGCCTATACCGAAACCGACCGGGCGGTACGGGTTTTCGATCGGCGTAGCCGCGTCGAGTTGGATCCGCACCGGGAACGACGGCTCGCGTGGGCTGGGTTCTCCCTCACCGGGTGA
- a CDS encoding MSMEG_1061 family FMN-dependent PPOX-type flavoprotein → MARIREVVGFPERFIAEKKETKLGEFSTRFIAHSPFFCMSTVGADGQLDTSPRGDPPGSVRILDPWTLAIPDRPGNKLADSHENITSHPAVGLVFFVPGLREVIRVNGDAFVTDDPELLDMLSADGNPAVLATVVRVREVFGQCGKAVIRARLWEGDSRGLAEAVTVGGDFYTLTIAESAAKMADTLGELAGVLHSVIDDEYKNELY, encoded by the coding sequence ATGGCGCGCATCAGGGAAGTCGTCGGGTTTCCGGAGCGGTTCATCGCCGAGAAGAAGGAGACCAAACTCGGCGAGTTCTCCACACGATTCATCGCGCACAGCCCGTTCTTCTGCATGTCCACCGTCGGAGCGGACGGACAGCTCGACACCAGTCCGCGGGGTGACCCCCCGGGGTCGGTGCGAATCCTGGACCCGTGGACGTTGGCCATACCCGACCGACCCGGAAACAAGCTCGCCGACAGCCACGAGAACATCACGAGCCATCCCGCCGTCGGGTTGGTCTTTTTCGTCCCCGGTCTGCGGGAAGTCATCCGGGTCAACGGTGACGCGTTCGTCACCGACGATCCGGAACTGCTGGACATGCTCAGCGCCGACGGCAATCCGGCGGTGCTCGCGACGGTCGTCCGGGTCCGGGAGGTTTTCGGCCAGTGCGGTAAGGCCGTCATCAGGGCCAGGCTGTGGGAGGGCGACAGTCGCGGCCTCGCCGAGGCCGTCACCGTGGGCGGAGATTTCTACACCCTCACGATCGCCGAGAGCGCGGCGAAGATGGCCGACACGTTGGGCGAGCTCGCCGGCGTGCTGCACTCGGTCATCGATGACGAATACAAAAACGAACTGTATTGA